In one window of Reinekea forsetii DNA:
- a CDS encoding cysteine-rich CWC family protein, giving the protein MQNALICPLCLADNRCASAASTNRSSADKAADCWCMALEIPPTLLAQVPTAQRNRVCICATCIAAFWSNAGSEVGDA; this is encoded by the coding sequence ATGCAAAATGCGCTAATCTGCCCACTCTGTCTGGCGGATAACCGGTGCGCTTCCGCCGCTTCTACTAATAGAAGTAGCGCCGATAAGGCTGCCGACTGCTGGTGTATGGCGCTAGAGATTCCGCCTACCCTGCTCGCACAGGTGCCGACTGCGCAGCGCAACCGAGTGTGCATCTGCGCAACCTGTATTGCCGCTTTCTGGTCTAATGCAGGCTCGGAGGTAGGCGATGCTTAG
- the miaE gene encoding tRNA-(ms[2]io[6]A)-hydroxylase has translation MEPAVIDDLLVEIRSFLTCETPQEWLDMAVTQLPTLLIDHANCEKKAASTAMSLMFKYIDRPELLAKMSKLAREELVHFDQVHKIMLLRGIDYIEVSASRYAAGLFKLANRQEPYLLVDKCIIGAIVEARSCERFARLIPFLDDDLAKFYFSLLRSECRHYGDYLGLAQQYSVEPITPRVELFLAAEQELITRPDNEFRFHSGPPLAA, from the coding sequence ATGGAACCGGCGGTTATAGACGATCTGTTAGTTGAGATTCGGAGCTTTTTAACCTGTGAAACACCTCAGGAGTGGCTTGATATGGCGGTGACTCAGCTGCCAACCTTGCTGATTGATCACGCCAACTGTGAAAAAAAGGCGGCCTCAACCGCCATGTCACTGATGTTTAAATATATCGACCGACCCGAGTTGTTGGCGAAGATGAGTAAGTTGGCGCGTGAGGAGTTGGTGCACTTTGATCAGGTGCATAAAATAATGCTGTTGCGTGGCATTGACTACATCGAGGTATCGGCTTCACGCTATGCGGCCGGGCTGTTTAAATTGGCGAATCGGCAAGAGCCTTATTTGCTGGTCGATAAATGTATTATCGGTGCTATCGTCGAAGCTCGCTCCTGTGAGCGTTTCGCCCGATTGATACCCTTTTTAGACGATGATTTGGCCAAGTTCTATTTTTCGCTCTTGCGCAGTGAATGTCGGCACTATGGTGACTATCTGGGTTTGGCCCAGCAATACAGCGTCGAGCCGATTACTCCTCGCGTCGAACTCTTCCTCGCGGCCGAACAAGAACTGATTACCCGTCCCGATAATGAATTTCGTTTTCACAGTGGCCCGCCACTAGCGGCTTAA
- a CDS encoding peptidylprolyl isomerase → MNVLLKTSMGDIKIQLDFDKAPKSAANFQQYVEDGYFNGLIFHRVINGFMVQGGGFEPGMTQRASGAAIKNEANNGVKNTKYSLAMARTMDPHSATGQFFINVADNSFLDFKSETADGWGYAVFGAVIDGTEVVDRIKAVPTTSKAGHQDVPTDDVIIESATMVD, encoded by the coding sequence ATGAACGTTTTACTTAAGACCTCTATGGGCGATATCAAGATTCAACTGGATTTTGACAAAGCCCCTAAATCGGCGGCGAATTTTCAGCAATACGTGGAAGATGGTTATTTCAACGGTCTGATCTTTCACCGGGTGATCAATGGCTTTATGGTTCAGGGTGGCGGCTTTGAGCCGGGCATGACCCAACGCGCCAGCGGTGCGGCGATTAAAAATGAAGCCAACAATGGTGTCAAAAACACTAAATATAGCTTGGCTATGGCCCGCACCATGGATCCGCACTCAGCAACCGGTCAGTTTTTTATCAATGTCGCCGATAACAGCTTTCTCGATTTTAAGTCTGAAACTGCAGATGGTTGGGGTTATGCCGTATTTGGTGCAGTCATTGACGGCACCGAAGTGGTTGACCGCATCAAAGCGGTGCCCACTACCTCTAAGGCCGGCCATCAAGACGTGCCGACCGACGATGTAATCATCGAATCCGCCACAATGGTCGATTAA
- the trmA gene encoding tRNA (uridine(54)-C5)-methyltransferase TrmA, which translates to MPFPFAPDQYQSQLAAKEAILTELLADWTRPALSVCASQPSHYRMRAEFRIWHDGARSYYAMFDPKNPTVPLEVTEFPVASKLLNRLMDEVMAGVMSDPELRHKLFQVNFLTTQSGDALITLIYHRQLAEDWLERGNHWQSVWGFPVIGRARKQRHVLSRDFVTEQLSIAGQSYDFHQYESSFTQPNAGVCEQMVSWAVAQTLGSQQGDLMEMYCGNGNFSIPLSHNFRLALGTEISRTAVKSAQENISLNRRDNLKIARMASEDLSKAWVKNEPSRRFNEFDMASYDFDTVLVDPPRAGLDEDTISLIQRFRRIVYVSCNPESMVANIAALQGDYRMTACALFDQFPYTHHMEAGVILERC; encoded by the coding sequence ATGCCGTTTCCGTTTGCTCCTGATCAATACCAAAGCCAATTGGCCGCCAAAGAAGCTATCCTAACCGAACTATTAGCCGACTGGACGCGACCAGCGCTAAGCGTTTGCGCTTCGCAACCGAGCCATTACCGGATGCGTGCGGAGTTTCGCATTTGGCATGATGGTGCACGCTCTTATTACGCCATGTTCGACCCCAAAAACCCGACCGTACCGCTCGAGGTGACCGAGTTTCCGGTGGCCTCAAAGTTATTGAACCGGTTAATGGATGAGGTTATGGCAGGTGTGATGAGCGATCCGGAACTGCGCCATAAGCTATTCCAGGTGAACTTTCTCACGACCCAGTCCGGCGATGCACTCATAACTCTGATATATCATCGGCAATTGGCCGAGGACTGGCTCGAACGTGGCAACCATTGGCAGAGTGTGTGGGGCTTCCCGGTGATCGGTCGGGCACGCAAGCAACGGCATGTGTTAAGCCGAGACTTTGTCACCGAACAGCTCAGTATCGCCGGCCAGAGCTACGATTTTCACCAGTATGAGAGCAGCTTTACTCAGCCCAATGCCGGCGTCTGTGAACAGATGGTCAGCTGGGCCGTCGCACAAACACTGGGTTCGCAACAGGGCGACCTGATGGAGATGTATTGCGGCAATGGTAATTTCTCCATTCCCCTGTCGCACAACTTTCGCTTGGCCCTTGGCACAGAGATTTCACGCACCGCGGTTAAGAGCGCCCAAGAAAATATCAGCCTGAATCGACGTGACAACTTAAAAATCGCTCGCATGGCCAGTGAAGACCTGTCCAAAGCCTGGGTTAAAAATGAACCCAGTCGGCGCTTTAATGAGTTTGACATGGCCTCCTATGACTTTGATACCGTGTTGGTTGACCCGCCTCGAGCGGGTTTGGATGAGGACACCATCAGCCTTATTCAGCGCTTTCGACGCATCGTCTATGTGTCGTGTAACCCAGAATCAATGGTCGCCAATATAGCCGCCTTGCAAGGTGACTATAGGATGACCGCCTGCGCCCTATTCGATCAATTTCCCTACACCCATCATATGGAAGCCGGGGTCATCTTAGAGCGTTGTTAA
- a CDS encoding quinone-dependent dihydroorotate dehydrogenase codes for MYSVLRKALFLLSGETAHELSMDSLGALSRLRLTGLLPKPTQQKAVTVFGLEFPNAVGLAAGLDKNGDYIDALGALGFGFIEVGTVTPKAQPGNALPRIFRIPEKEAIINRMGFNNKGVDYLVERVKRTTYKGVVGINIGKNKDTPEDQAVDDYLYCLDRVYEVADYIVINLSSPNTPGLRNLQFGDNLSQLLSALKQRQQALDQTLRHTPILIKIAPDLTDEEVQTLASTFNELEVEGVIATNTTVSREEVGGFQYADEAGGLSGAPVREQANHVLKLFRERLDSKIPLIGVGGIMSPHEAEEKLRVGADLVQLYTGFIYHGPTLVRQAIERVARL; via the coding sequence ATGTATTCCGTCTTACGAAAAGCACTATTTTTGTTATCTGGTGAAACGGCACACGAACTCTCCATGGATAGCCTGGGAGCCCTGTCGCGGTTGCGTTTGACGGGCCTCTTACCCAAGCCCACGCAGCAGAAAGCCGTCACTGTATTTGGCCTGGAATTCCCTAACGCGGTCGGTCTTGCCGCCGGCTTGGACAAGAACGGCGATTATATCGATGCCTTGGGGGCCTTGGGCTTTGGTTTTATTGAGGTCGGCACCGTGACGCCGAAGGCTCAACCGGGCAATGCCTTACCGCGTATTTTTCGCATCCCCGAAAAAGAAGCCATTATCAATCGCATGGGCTTCAACAATAAGGGGGTCGACTACCTGGTTGAGCGCGTCAAACGAACGACCTATAAGGGCGTTGTCGGTATTAATATCGGTAAAAACAAGGACACCCCCGAGGACCAGGCCGTGGATGACTATCTCTATTGCTTGGATCGGGTCTATGAGGTGGCAGACTATATAGTGATCAACCTGTCCTCGCCCAATACCCCGGGGCTGCGGAACCTGCAATTTGGCGATAATTTGAGTCAACTGCTTAGCGCCCTCAAGCAGCGCCAACAGGCGCTGGATCAAACCCTTAGGCACACCCCTATCTTGATCAAGATCGCGCCAGACTTAACCGATGAGGAGGTGCAGACATTGGCCAGCACCTTCAATGAACTTGAGGTTGAGGGGGTTATTGCCACCAATACCACTGTGTCACGCGAAGAGGTCGGCGGTTTTCAATATGCCGATGAGGCCGGGGGCTTGTCCGGTGCGCCGGTGCGAGAGCAAGCGAATCATGTTTTGAAGCTGTTTCGCGAACGACTCGACAGCAAAATACCCCTAATAGGGGTCGGCGGGATTATGTCGCCCCATGAGGCGGAAGAAAAGCTCAGAGTCGGGGCCGATTTGGTGCAGCTCTATACCGGCTTTATTTACCATGGTCCGACCTTGGTCAGACAGGCCATCGAGCGCGTGGCTCGGCTCTAA
- a CDS encoding class I SAM-dependent methyltransferase: MFSAFRLVRIPQDSQLQAWNAADELLLERLNTSTAGKIVVVNDDFAALAVALHESDLDWWHDSAMAQEALQLNCSKNAVRLPQIIDQLATVATYQTVIIHIPKSIKLFQWQLEQLIAASSAETQFYVLGMVKHVGKGHIKVMEQLFAEVEPGRAEKKARVIRLQKPITSAQSVGNSQYQVPELSAEFTNLPGCYAENTIDPGARTFIGFFNLMPQVNKALDLGCGNGLLAVALLQRQPELELCLVDDSQQGLASAQLSLAANGWTEKLSYRHSNGLNQLAHDEQFELIICNPPFHQSTTLTENIAVKMIRDAGQHLTEGGQLWLVANRHLDYRTACKRHFQAVKLRSNNARFNIIQCIK; the protein is encoded by the coding sequence ATGTTTTCAGCCTTTCGCTTGGTTCGGATTCCACAAGACAGTCAATTGCAGGCGTGGAACGCCGCCGATGAACTGCTCTTGGAGCGCCTTAATACCAGTACCGCCGGCAAAATAGTGGTCGTCAACGACGACTTTGCCGCCCTTGCCGTGGCGCTGCACGAAAGCGATCTGGACTGGTGGCACGACTCGGCCATGGCCCAAGAAGCACTGCAGCTGAACTGCAGCAAGAATGCCGTTCGATTGCCCCAGATAATCGATCAGCTGGCCACGGTGGCCACCTATCAAACGGTGATCATCCACATTCCCAAATCAATTAAATTGTTTCAATGGCAATTGGAGCAGCTTATTGCGGCCAGCTCGGCTGAGACCCAGTTTTATGTTCTGGGCATGGTCAAACATGTTGGCAAGGGTCACATAAAGGTCATGGAACAGCTCTTTGCCGAGGTTGAACCCGGTCGAGCGGAGAAAAAAGCTCGGGTAATTCGTCTGCAGAAACCGATCACATCGGCCCAATCGGTTGGCAACAGCCAATATCAGGTACCCGAGCTATCGGCCGAATTCACCAACCTGCCCGGCTGTTATGCGGAAAATACCATTGATCCCGGGGCGCGCACCTTTATTGGCTTTTTTAACCTAATGCCTCAGGTCAACAAGGCGCTGGATCTGGGCTGTGGCAATGGACTTTTGGCAGTTGCCCTGCTGCAGCGGCAGCCGGAGCTCGAACTGTGCTTGGTAGATGACAGTCAACAGGGCTTGGCGTCGGCGCAACTCAGCCTGGCGGCAAACGGTTGGACCGAGAAACTCAGTTATCGGCACAGTAATGGCCTGAACCAGTTGGCTCACGATGAGCAATTTGAGCTAATTATCTGCAATCCGCCCTTTCATCAGAGCACGACCCTAACTGAAAACATCGCCGTCAAGATGATCCGTGATGCCGGCCAACACCTAACTGAGGGTGGACAGCTGTGGTTGGTTGCCAACCGCCATTTGGATTATCGCACCGCCTGCAAACGCCATTTTCAGGCGGTCAAGCTGCGCTCCAATAACGCCCGGTTCAATATTATTCAGTGTATTAAATAG
- a CDS encoding UDP-2,3-diacylglucosamine diphosphatase, with amino-acid sequence MIQSFENALFISDIHLTEDRPDVVRAFFDFLRWIPESTEALFILGDFFEYWVGDDATSDLANQVAIALAHIANSAQIQIFFVAGNRDFALGKRYASRCQMTVLADESHFKIANRQVVVTHGDQYCSDDVSYQRFRAVIRHPLVLSALLGLPKKYRVRLAESLRARSKFRFQTNPVYIDVNEQTIAAAFARLGCQLMIHGHTHRADIHTYEHDKAMHTRLVLGDWHHLGWYAQLNATGHSLHQFAIAQPVF; translated from the coding sequence ATGATCCAGTCTTTTGAGAATGCGCTGTTCATCTCGGACATCCATTTGACCGAAGATCGCCCGGACGTCGTTCGGGCTTTTTTTGACTTTTTACGCTGGATTCCAGAATCAACCGAGGCACTCTTTATACTCGGAGACTTTTTTGAATATTGGGTCGGTGATGATGCAACCAGCGATCTAGCCAACCAAGTCGCCATCGCGCTAGCCCATATTGCCAATAGCGCGCAAATACAGATCTTTTTTGTCGCGGGGAATCGAGATTTTGCACTTGGCAAGCGCTATGCCAGCCGTTGTCAGATGACTGTGCTCGCAGATGAAAGTCACTTCAAGATAGCCAATCGGCAGGTCGTCGTGACTCATGGTGATCAATATTGCAGCGACGATGTGAGTTACCAGCGCTTCCGCGCAGTGATTCGCCATCCTCTCGTGCTCTCCGCCCTACTCGGCTTACCGAAAAAATACCGGGTCCGGCTGGCAGAAAGCTTGCGGGCACGATCCAAATTCCGCTTTCAGACCAACCCGGTCTATATCGATGTTAACGAGCAAACCATTGCGGCCGCTTTCGCTCGCCTGGGCTGCCAACTGATGATTCACGGTCACACCCATCGGGCCGACATCCACACTTATGAGCACGACAAGGCTATGCATACCCGGTTGGTATTGGGCGATTGGCATCATCTTGGCTGGTATGCCCAGTTAAACGCAACGGGGCACTCGTTACACCAGTTCGCGATAGCCCAACCGGTATTTTAA
- the rmf gene encoding ribosome modulation factor, whose amino-acid sequence MKRQKRDMMERAFQKGYMAGVEGRSKELCPKEEGPEHQQWINGWREGRSDHWDGYTGVSGIHRVNEVVIHH is encoded by the coding sequence ATGAAACGACAAAAAAGAGACATGATGGAAAGAGCTTTTCAAAAGGGATATATGGCCGGAGTAGAAGGCAGATCTAAAGAGTTATGCCCTAAAGAAGAAGGGCCGGAGCATCAACAATGGATCAACGGCTGGCGTGAAGGACGCAGCGACCATTGGGACGGCTACACCGGCGTTAGCGGTATCCATCGCGTCAATGAAGTTGTCATTCATCATTAA
- the rlmKL gene encoding bifunctional 23S rRNA (guanine(2069)-N(7))-methyltransferase RlmK/23S rRNA (guanine(2445)-N(2))-methyltransferase RlmL translates to MTNTQTFRFWVTCPQGVTGLLRQEIEGICAVKTGDWHKGVTFEGPLIDAYRVCLWSRLANRVFLALDETSDVSFVALERMVTSVDWDQHVRPTGSLKVNFSGYLPEIRDTRFGAQKVKDWVVDQFRARHGTRPDVAQDPDLTIYAQVAKKKMFLGIELTGDSLHRRGYRQSTGPAPIKENLAAALLCAADWPAMAREKQSFLDLMCGSGTLVIEAAMIAADYAPGLGRARFGFEGWLQHAHEDWQTVQQDARARRLVGIEQMPPILGYDSDAGVIAQANETLEKLGLAEQVRCYYKDLDDWTLPTHWPLKPGLWLSNPPYGERLGDKPTLLKTYRRIGEIARGELEGWSMAMLTSEDILAREIGLRPTQKRTFYNGAIETTLYRYQATPADQPRESTLSAGASEQALAFKNRVEKNLKQLKKWRAKEGIEAYRVYDADLPDFAIAVDHYGDWLHVQEYAAPKSVPEHKAQQRLLTAVDLLSQIFTIPVAQIAVKRREKQKGTKQYEKNAPSGQFFDVTEYGVKLRVNLLDYLDTGLFLDHRNTRQWVQKNAQGQRVLNLFCYTGSFSSHALLGGAIKTVSVDLSKTYLKWARDNLEMNGGKEGPNHQFVHADCLTWLKDCKDAFDLIILDPPTFSNSARMTDTLDVQRDHESMINDAMQLLTAEGVLVFSNNARKFVLAEELKARFQVKDVTLRSVPNDFKRGLPHQCFEIRHRFA, encoded by the coding sequence ATGACTAACACACAAACATTTCGATTCTGGGTCACTTGCCCACAGGGTGTAACCGGGCTACTCAGGCAAGAAATTGAAGGCATTTGCGCGGTTAAAACCGGGGATTGGCACAAGGGTGTAACCTTTGAGGGGCCCTTGATCGATGCCTATCGAGTGTGTTTATGGAGTCGTTTGGCCAACCGCGTCTTTCTCGCGCTGGATGAAACCAGTGATGTCTCCTTTGTGGCCCTAGAGCGCATGGTGACGTCGGTCGATTGGGATCAGCATGTCAGGCCAACGGGTTCTCTCAAGGTCAATTTTTCCGGCTATTTGCCAGAAATTCGCGATACCCGCTTCGGCGCGCAAAAGGTTAAGGACTGGGTGGTCGATCAGTTCCGTGCCCGACACGGCACCCGTCCAGATGTAGCTCAAGATCCAGATTTAACCATCTATGCTCAGGTCGCTAAAAAGAAAATGTTCCTCGGCATCGAGCTAACCGGTGATTCCTTGCATCGCCGTGGTTACCGCCAATCGACCGGGCCGGCCCCGATCAAAGAAAATCTCGCTGCGGCACTGCTGTGTGCCGCCGATTGGCCCGCCATGGCACGCGAGAAACAGTCCTTCTTAGATCTGATGTGCGGTTCCGGTACGCTGGTCATTGAGGCGGCGATGATTGCCGCCGACTACGCACCCGGTTTGGGCCGCGCACGTTTCGGCTTTGAAGGCTGGCTACAACATGCGCATGAGGATTGGCAGACGGTACAGCAGGATGCCCGCGCACGACGCTTGGTCGGTATTGAGCAGATGCCACCGATTCTGGGCTACGACAGCGATGCTGGCGTGATTGCGCAGGCCAATGAGACCCTAGAGAAATTGGGTCTGGCCGAACAGGTGCGTTGTTATTACAAAGACCTAGATGACTGGACTCTGCCAACCCATTGGCCGTTAAAGCCAGGCCTATGGTTGTCGAACCCACCCTATGGTGAGCGCTTGGGTGATAAGCCAACGCTGCTAAAGACCTACCGCCGTATCGGTGAGATCGCGCGCGGTGAGTTAGAGGGTTGGTCGATGGCTATGTTGACCTCAGAAGATATCCTCGCGCGTGAAATCGGCCTCCGGCCGACGCAGAAACGGACCTTTTACAACGGCGCTATTGAAACGACGCTGTATCGTTATCAGGCCACTCCAGCCGATCAACCACGTGAAAGCACGCTCTCCGCGGGAGCCTCAGAACAGGCTTTGGCCTTTAAAAATAGGGTTGAGAAAAACCTCAAGCAGCTTAAAAAATGGCGCGCTAAAGAGGGCATCGAAGCCTATCGTGTCTACGATGCCGATCTGCCCGACTTTGCCATTGCCGTCGACCATTATGGCGATTGGCTGCATGTGCAGGAATACGCCGCGCCCAAATCGGTACCGGAGCATAAGGCCCAGCAGCGCCTGTTAACGGCGGTCGATCTGTTATCTCAGATCTTCACCATTCCCGTCGCGCAAATCGCGGTGAAGCGCCGCGAGAAGCAGAAGGGCACCAAGCAGTACGAAAAGAATGCACCCTCGGGCCAATTCTTTGATGTCACCGAATACGGCGTCAAGTTGCGCGTCAATTTGCTCGACTATTTGGATACCGGCCTGTTTCTCGATCATCGCAATACCCGCCAGTGGGTGCAGAAAAATGCCCAAGGGCAACGCGTTCTGAACCTATTCTGCTATACCGGCAGTTTTTCGTCCCACGCCTTGCTGGGCGGGGCGATCAAGACGGTTAGCGTGGATTTGTCCAAGACCTATCTGAAGTGGGCGCGCGATAATCTTGAGATGAACGGCGGTAAAGAAGGGCCAAACCATCAGTTTGTGCACGCCGATTGTTTAACCTGGCTAAAGGATTGCAAGGATGCCTTTGATCTGATTATTCTCGATCCGCCAACCTTCAGTAACTCTGCGCGCATGACCGACACACTTGATGTTCAGCGCGATCATGAGTCGATGATCAATGATGCCATGCAGTTGCTCACCGCAGAAGGGGTGCTGGTGTTTTCCAACAACGCCAGGAAGTTTGTCCTTGCCGAGGAACTGAAGGCCCGTTTCCAAGTCAAGGATGTCACGCTGCGCTCGGTACCGAACGATTTCAAACGCGGCTTGCCGCACCAGTGCTTCGAAATCCGCCATCGCTTTGCCTAA
- a CDS encoding DUF2835 domain-containing protein, with protein MPAIPASKSTLIVDLVISADEYLKHYKGSVTQVSAFSQDGRRVRFPTAILQPFVTREGIRGSFAIHFDAEHKFVNIVKVG; from the coding sequence ATGCCCGCCATACCAGCCTCTAAAAGTACCCTAATTGTTGATCTGGTGATCAGCGCCGATGAATACCTAAAGCACTATAAGGGCTCAGTTACCCAGGTTTCAGCCTTTTCACAAGATGGCCGTCGGGTACGTTTTCCTACCGCAATTTTGCAACCCTTTGTAACGCGTGAAGGCATTCGGGGCAGCTTTGCCATTCATTTCGATGCCGAACACAAGTTCGTTAACATTGTGAAGGTCGGTTGA